The sequence below is a genomic window from Ctenopharyngodon idella isolate HZGC_01 chromosome 11, HZGC01, whole genome shotgun sequence.
CTTCTTGTCTGAGTTGTCAAAGACGTGATATCTGTTCCTGCATTTCTTAATCAGCCACTGGAGGGCGCCACCTTCACTCTCAATGTGCTGCTCGATTGATATGTCTGGAAACCTGTCGCCCCATGTGAACAGAACTATGGTGTGTCTCCAGACGTCTTCTCCAAGAATGGCCATATACTCTTCAATGATTCTTTTCTGTTCATTCTTGAATGAAGTATCAACAGGAATCACCAAGATCATGGCGTGAGGGAACTGCATatgttgtgattggctgatgctcTCCAGGATTGCAGCCTGAGCAAACTTTGGGTTGAATTTAGATGAGAAATATTTCCACCAGCTTGGGGTGTTCAACACAGTTATTTTTCTGCCATTTACATCTCCAGTATGGTTTGTACCCTTTTGTGATTTTCCTATCTGAAATATTTCATGATTGAAGATGGTGTTTCCGGTTGAACTCTTCCCAGACAGAGTCCAACCCAGCAGGACAATTCTCAGTTCTGAGAGCGGAGCCACAGCTTcttcaagaaaaaaacaaacacattaaaaactaCAAATAATTTGTAGTTATTTGCATGTTTCCAATGTGCACTAGAAGACTGGACACATTTACTCATTCTTTATCACTGTCTTCCAGatattataataacaataatgtcaCTGAAATAACACAAATGGACATATGGGAATGATGTAGCAATGAAAATATGACACAAATGAAAACTTATATTTCAGCTTCTTTGTCTAGATTTCAGCTCACGATGTGCATCCTGGGATGCTTAAACACTACAAAAGGAGGAACATGTATGATGAGCACTTCACGATACTTGTCCTTATACATGCTCAAACCATAGGCTGTAAAAGAGTTGGATGACATGTCCACTTCCTTCCTTGCACTAGAAAGAATGAAGCCAAAATGTCTCAGAAATGGCTGTTGATGACAATTACATAATTTGGAGCCCGAGTTTGCTCAGTAGTGATTCTGAGGTGGAGCCGCAGTATCAAGATCCTGCCCATACTCCTGCAGACTCATATAGCATTTTATCAGAATCTTTCGACTACAGAAGACGACTACAAGAAGCCTTTCTGCTCACTGTAGAGGAGCCCCAGCACTGACTACTGTTACAGTAGTCTCAGCTGAGAAAGGCGCTTCTCCCCTGCAATTATCCAGCGAGACTATTAGAGCAAATTTTGCTCCAAAAAGAGCATATTTCCAGCGGCgtttgttgcaaaatgtcggGCCACAAGTGTGGCTCATGCAGGGCATACCTGCACACTTCAGATTTGAGTGCGTTGCCTGACTGGGCTGCGCCCACGCAGAGTCCGTTCTCATTGAGACTAGCTGCTCTCACCATGAGAGCTTAAGTCTCGACCTTGCTGCACTCGCGGATCACTTCCTTTAAAGATAGCGATCCCACCCCTCATGCTCCCCTGTTCTCTTCCTCCCAGGAGCCTTGGAAGAAGAAATAGTGTAGTCGCGTGGCTGAGCAGGCGTTGGAGTGAGCTCACACCGGCCTAAATTCTGCGTGTCTCACTCTCCCCACAGAGAGAGCTTTCCTGCCAGATCTGAAAGGTCACCATGTCCTGGTCCGTTCGGACAACACGATGGTGGTTGCTTACATAAACCACCAAGGGGGATTCAGGTCAAGCCCTTTGTACAAGCTGGCGAGGTGCCTCCTCCTGTGGGCACAGCACAATCTTCGTTCGAAGGCAGTGCATGTGCCAGGGGACTGGACCAAGAAGCGGACATGCTGTCCCAGAGTGGAGAGTCTtcaggggaatggagactccacccccagATGGTTCAGATAATCTAGAGTGTCTTCAGGTGAGCGGAGGCTGACCTCTTCCGCTTAGGAGGGTCCTCCTTTCCCAGGTGAAAGGGACGATTTGGCACCCCCAACCCGATTTGTGGAGCCTCAATTTATGGCTTCCTCCTTCTTCGCGCCTTCCTCAGAGGGTAATGAACAACATTTCAGAGGCCAAAGAGCATTCTCCTAGGTGCCTCTATGCCCTTAAGCGGTCTATCTTTTCCAACTGGTCCAAAGTCTGTAACGACGATCTCTTATCCTGTGATGTTGCGTCAAACTTATCCTTCCTACAAGAGCTGCTGGATGTGGGCCGCACCCCATCCACGCTTAAGGTCAATGTGGCGGCTATCGTGGCGTACCACACCCCCATATCTGGGTAGTCAGTAGGTAGGAACGACTTGATAGTAAGGTTCCTATAGTGGGCCAGAAAGCTGAATTTGCCTCATCCCCATTCAGTTCTGACCTGGGACTTGTCCACAGTCCTCAGGGCTCTTCGAGGCCCTCCATTCAAGCTGCTACAGTTGGCCGAGCTGCGGCCCCTTTTGTTTAAGGCTGTCCTCCTGCTGGCTTTAGCATTGGTCAAGTGAGTAGGGTGACCTTCAGGCACTCTCAGTGAGCACATCCTGCCTTGAGTTTGGGCCAGGCAACTGCAAGGTCGTCCTCAAGCCAAGGCATGGCTATGCACCTAAGGTACTCTCTACTCCATTCAGAGCACAGGTTGTTACTCTGTTCTCCCCGTTTCCGATAAAGAACAGTCTTTATACctgacttatatatatatactatttgTCTGTGCAAGTGCACAGACGTAATTCAATCAGGCTTCAGTATTTCGGAGAAATGGAGTGTCCCCAAAGCATCAGCAACTGACGCAATGCTCGTTCCCGtcatctcagggaaccgaggttacgtgaGTAACCGAGATGATTTTTTAGTTTGGCTCACGTCCCATTTGATTACATGGAGAGTGCaaggtttatgacctatactgcagccaGACACCAGAGGGCAATCAAAATGTTTTGGtttcacttttcaggacatgTGCAGCATACTGGGATTAAACTCATctatttaaaagcattttattattaaaatagttttgtaaAGGAATTCATATGTAGTCACAATTTAAATTTGTCTGCAAAACCAATTTAAGCATTTAAGCAAAAGCCTTTAGATCAAAATGTTTAAGAGAAACATAAATTCAGCCAAACATTTGACttgtatatacaggtgctggtcatataattagaatatcatcaaaaagttgatttatttcactaattccattcaaaaagtgaaacttgtatattatattcattcattacacacagactgatattacttaattactgcagcaatgcggcgtggcatggagtcgatcagtctgtggcactgctcaggtgttatgagagcccaggttgctctgatagtggccttcagctcttctgcattgttgggtctggcatgtcgcatcttcctcttcacaataccccatagattttctatggggttaaggtcaggcgagtttgctggccaattaagaacagggataccatggtccttaaaccaggtactggtagctttggcactgtgtgcaggtgccaagtcctgttggaaaatgaaatctgcatctccataaagttggtcagcagcaggaagcatgaagtgctctaaaacttcctggtatacggctgcgttgaccttggacctcagaaaacacagaggACCAACACCaacagatgacatggcacccaaaaccatcactgactgtgcaaactttacactggacctcaagcaacgtggattgtgtgcctctcctctcttcctccagactctgggaccctgatttccaaaggaaatgcaaaatttactttcatcagaaaatatcactttggaccactcagcagcagtccagtcctttttgtctttagcccagcgagacgcttctgacgctgtctgttgttcaagagtggcttgacacaaggaatgcgacagctgaaacccatgtcttgcatacgtctgtgtgtagtggttcttgaagcactgactccagctgcagtccactctttgtgaatctcccccacattttgaatgggttttgtttcacaatcctctccagggtgcggttatccctattgcttgtacacttttttctaccacatcttttccttcccttcgcctctctattaatgtgcttggacacagagctctgtgaacagccagcctcttttgcaatgaccttttgtgtcttgtcctccttgtgcaaggtgtcaatggtcgtcttttggacaactgtcaagtcagcagtcttccccatgattgtgtagcctacagaactagactgagagatcatttaaaggcctttgcaggtgttttgagttaattagctgattagagtgtggcaccaggcgtcttcaatattgaaccttttcacaatattctaattttctgagatactgaatttgggattttccttagttgtcagttataatcatcaaaattaaaagaaataaacatttgaaatatatcagtctgtgtgtaatgaatgaatataatatgcaagtttcactttttgaatggaattagtgaaataaatcaactttttgatgatattctaattatatgaccagcacctgtacttgTCTTTAGTACTTACTTATTTCTTTCAGCAGATCTCTTTTGTCCTGCAACATTTTTTGTCCTGCTTTTGCTCTTACTTCGttttcatctctctttctctttatctCCAGTAGCATGTCATTATGTGTTTCAAAATGCTTGCCACTGTTTGCTGCCACAACATCATCAATCTTGTCAAGCAGTTCTTGAACTCCAgcacttttgtttttgaaatcaaagATGTGATATCTTTCTCCACATCTCTGTATGATCTGCTGCAGATCTTGATTCTTTATGTGCTGCTCAATGTTTCTGTCCTTCAGTGAATCGGCTCGTGTAAAGAGCACTATAGTGTGTCTCCAGATTCTCTCACCAAACAGACTAAGGTGCTTCTCAATGCTGAGTCTGTTTTCTTCAGTGAAAGGCAAACTGAGGTTAATGACAAGTAGAAAAACATGAGGCCCCGGTAGACACAGGAAGACACTGCAAACCATTTCCTGTTTCACAACCTCTGGTGAatctttcaaaacaaaattctCCCACCAGCATGGAGTGTTAATCAGGGTTATCTTCCTTCCATTCGCTTCACCGTCTTTCCTCACAGACCTCACAAAATGTTTGTTAGACTCAACTTCCCCACCTAAAATGCTGTTTATCACCGAGGCTTTGTCAGATTTCTGCCACCCCAGAACAACGGCTCTTAGtcctgtcagaaaaaaaaaaaaaaaaacattaggacGTTGGAAGGTCAAACTGCAATCTCttttttgaattttattaattagTCTGAAGATGTAatttaacaaatatataatataaacaaaaatatgttaaaaaccCTCcaatgtggtttgaaatctgattaaaatgaaagttaCAGTCATGCACAAGTCCAGTTTTGTTTACAGTAGAGAATGCATTTGTATCAGTCAATAGCAAAAGACTTATACTGCCTGTGAACCTTACCTTGTTTCATCTTCCTTGATTTCTTGTGTTATTCAAATGAAAACtttaagaagaagaaaaaactataatgaaatataaacaatacattttaaataaaacaaacaaatatactaGACTGACAGAATGAATGCAAGTGCACTTCAGCTTGACATGCTGTGGCTCAGATATAAAGCGGAAGTATTTTAAATTGCACCAGAACACATGATTAAACGTGTTCTGAATATAATCTTGTAAAATGCACAAGTATAAGGATTTTATTAAAGTGTGCTTTGTTAATTTGATAACTAATTAGATTTACCATACCTATCTCTTTACCCCtcaatcatcaaaatgaaacattattaaaggtTTTAACAAATGACTTGCAGCCAAAAATGAATGAGCAATTTAGCAACTTCAATGTCTTAATGTTATACACAAATTCAAAATGACCTGCTTCCTGTTGAATGCACCAAATGGCTGTCACATTGAAAGTTGTCTGGCTCAAGAAGAACAAACTAAGAACAAAGTTTGGTACATATAAGTACTACATATATGTATTtacaatgtttatttacataaaagGAGGCACCATGCACAAGACAATGGCTGACAAGTTTTTAAGCATGGCAAATGCTTCAAAAATAtccaaaatcttaaaaatattattaagatttgtaataataataatagcgccctttacactttcagtgcttAAATTTTCTTATGTCAAAATCAGTGCATAATCATGGtaaatgttgtaaaatacatgtaAAGTCATACGTCTCACCAGATCAGCGAGGTGTTACATCCTCTCCTGATCAACACACCATCTGACAGACAGCAGCCAAACTCACTTCTTCAGAGTGAAACTGAACTTCAGtcattccaaaataaaagtcacagaCGAGCAGCATCTCTgtgtcattttaaaagaaacagctcatccaaaaatgaatattatgtcatcatttctcaccctcatgtcgcccCAAACCATATACTTGtagtttatataaatattaaacatagaCAACAGTCTTTCTGAAATCTAAacaatttctgtatattattAGTCTGATAAAATACAAATTTGTTAAATCACTATAATCTAGTTAAAGAAACTAAAATATTCAAGACtaagaaaattttatttttgacacAAAACTGAATCCATATGTGACTTGAAAATGACAGCATATGAAAAGcttcaaaaatattataaaacactgATAGTGATGCACATTAACATGCCACAAAGTACAAAATGAAGCATACATTAACAAAGCATGCATCGCAGATATTAGTAAACATTTCCATCATAATTCTCAGACACACTgaatgtacaaacccgattccaaaaaagttgggacactgtacaaattgtgaataaaaaaggaatgcaatgatgtggaagtttcaaatttcaatattttattcagagtacaacatagatgacatatcaaatgtttaaactgagaaaatatatcattttaagggaaaaataagttgattttaaatgtcatggcatcaacacatctcaaaaaagttgggacaaggccatgtttaccactgtgtggcattccctcttctttttataacagtctgcaaacgtctgggtactgaggagacaagtggctcaagtttaggaataggaatgttgtcccattcttgtctaatacaggcttctagttgctcaactgtcttaggtcttctttgccgcatcttcctctttatgatgcaccaaatgttttctatgggtgaaagatctggactgcaggctggccatttcagtacccggatccttcttctacgcagccatgatgttgtaattgatgcagtatgtggtctggcattgtcatgttggaaaatgcaaggtctttcctgaaagagacgacgtctggatgggagcatatgttgttctagaacttggatataccttttcagcattgatggtgcctttccagatgtgtaagctgcccatgccacacgcactcatgcaaccccataccatcagagatgcagacttctgaactgagcgctgataacaacttgggttgtccatgtcctctttagtccggatgacatggcgtcccagttttccaaaaagaacttcaaattttgattcgtctgaccacagaacagttttccactttgccacagtccattttaaatgagccttggcccagagaaaacgcctgcgcttctggatcatgtttagatatggcttcttttttgacctatagagttttagccgacaacggcgaatggcacggtggattgtgttcaccgacaatgttttctggaagtattcctgagcccatgttgtgatttccattacagtagcattcctgtatgtgatgcagtgccgtctaagggcccgaagatcacgggcatccagtatggttttccggccttgacccttacgcacagagattgttccagattctctgaatctttggatgatattatgcactgtagatgatgataacttcaaactctttgcaatttttctctgagaaactcctttctgatattgctccactatttttcgccgcagcattgggggaattggtgatcctctgcccatcttgacatctgagagacactgccactctgagaggctctttttatacccaatcatgttgccaattgacctgataagttgcaaattggtcctccagctgttccttatatgtacatttaacttttccggcctcttattgctacctgtcccaacttttttggaatgtgtaactctcatgaaatccaaaatgagccaatatttggcatgacatttcaaaatgtctcactttcaacatttgatatgttatctatattctattgtgaataaaatataagtttgtgagatttgtaaattattgcattccttttttattcacaatttgtacagtgtcccaacttttttggaatcgggtttgtaataaAATCAGAATCATTCTCACGTTTTGGTGATTGCCTAGTTATTCTTTGTTACTGACGTTTTAATCAGGAAATTTGTCTGGTGGAGAAAAcaaaattctctttcacttgccccttcAAATAAATCCACATGTCCTGACAAGCGTTAATATCGAGCCCTGGTAAGCCAGTGTCAGGACTCAGCCCTGGATGGTCCCGCCCAATTTAAACCCTGCTTGTATGAGATCTGGATATAATCAGTggcgtaacttttttttttttaaaaagtgtacaataataaatgcacaattgACATAGAATTTGtgtttaatgtgatagtttcatccttacatctactataaCACAATATATTGATAGTCTCGAGactatagtgaataaatatGTAGATTTACATTATGTATTAATCCTAATTGGCTAGTGGTAgattctgggttctaatccgccctcgtgtgttttttcttcttcttcctcattaaaaccaagatgttcatcagtgaatGTATATTAAGAGGGacacgtttatgtgcattttgttttgtgatttcacagaAACGAATAGAGAGTCTCCGCAACCGCATTAAGTGATATATTGAAGCGCCCTGTGTGAAGACTGCACAGTGTGCACGAGCTTCAAGAGAACACTGTGTACCACTGATAACAACAGCAACGATAACTTAGCATGATTTCcaaaacaacacatcccagtGCCAAATCAAATGAACAAATTGCCAGtcaactagagatgtttcttttgtattagataCATCCGTGTTGcaagatgtttaaaaaaatagtggggacaatatcgaccctggcaaaaagtggtggggacatttggggtggggtggggtgtcccacccgcaaattacgtCTATAATTAAGCATTATCACGAGCAGGCAAATTTGAGCATGACTGCAAAaatgatattgcttttatacaaacattcaataaaaaatatttttaaaacattattctcatcattatttatgcatttgtaatttaCCAATTCAGATTCATCTTCTGTGCCACCTCTGCAgcgcaaagatgaattttgttgttagtgatttaatttgatttggaaacagctctatatagtgtcttattctaattatatttattgattaCAAATAAGTCATTTCTCATGCGGTAATGTGGATCTTTATGAGTTTAAGGAGTGCTGCCCTGGTCTTGGTCTCGACATGGTCTTGGattaggtggtcttgactacaacactagTTGTAGCACAACTTTGCAAACTGGTTTTTAGGCATGCATCGTTTGAAGTTTGGATGTATTGTCTGACATCTCTGGATTCTGTGGATCTTCTACTAGATCACTGGGTTCTGAGCTTGTTTCATATGCTGATGTTTTAGATGTGCTGTATTCATCACATTTCTGAAGCCACCTCAACACCATTGCGTTTGTACTTTGAATCATTTCACCTGTAGGTGTCGTGAACAAAGTGTCAGAGAACGTAAATGTGAAGAAAATGTTTTCCTTTAAGCAACGTGTTTCATGTAAATCTATAATAACTCACCATATGATGCTTCAGGATTCTGAATGTTCAACATCCCATCCATTATAATTGCTTCCCATCTTCTTACTTCTCTCCTTATCTTCTCCATGAATTTATCATCATCCGGCACTGAAAGAGCAAGATAACACAGAAAAGTGTTCAAATACAACATTAACCAAACATTTATAGATGTTGTTTGCTACTTGCAGCGATAATATGGAAATTAGACAGAATTGCGAATTTACCATCTGGAGGATGTTCTATGGTTATGAAATCCATCCCTAATTCTTCTAGCTTCCTTTTGATCTCTTTACGCCTGTTTTTCATCTCGTGGTTCATCGATTTCAGTAACTGGTCAGTGTTCAGACTTATTTCCTCACCTTGTTGTGTGTCAGACCGATATTTAAAGATCGTCTTTAAACCTTTCGCCCCATGTGAACAGAACTATGGTGTGTTTCCAGACGTCTTCTCCAAGTATAGACATATTTCCCTCAACGATTCTCGTTTGTTCTTCCTGATATGGTGTATCTGCTGGAATCACAAACAGCATGGCATTAGGGAATTACTTACactctaataaaataaaattgagtttGCAAAATGCTTCCACCATCCAAAACGATCATCTTCCTTCCGTCTACGGTTCTGAAGCCTCTAGTTTCCATTCCAGTTCTTTCTCCTATGTCAAATTCATCCCATATTCTACCAAACTGCAACGTCTTATAGCCTTGGTGGCCTGCTGGgatgaatcattaattcaagtGATGAATGAATATAGATCTTTGACAAAAAGCACCTCAACCATAAACAACATTCTGCACTAAAAGAAAGTTACAATGAATAAGTTTAAATTCAGCAGATTTTCCACAAGCTGATGTAAATACTAAATATggaaggtgcacacagtgtcacacacacaaatacaaaacaccatcatgataacaaacatgaactaaaataatgctgtaaacagtaattaacataagatgtaacataaaaccctataactgataacaaaataACTCTGGGATTCTTAAAATCAGAataatttttagtgttttaataaataacagGACATGTTCATTGTACTGTTCAaatttttttaagtgaaaattGGCTCCACAGCAGATTTAAGTAATCCATAAAAAACCCATTACAGGACTTCTTGCTTTCACTTTCAGTTGTTGTG
It includes:
- the LOC127522084 gene encoding GTPase IMAP family member 8-like — encoded protein: MVCSVFLCLPGPHVFLLVINLSLPFTEENRLSIEKHLSLFGERIWRHTIVLFTRADSLKDRNIEQHIKNQDLQQIIQRCGERYHIFDFKNKSAGVQELLDKIDDVVAANSGKHFETHNDMLLEIKRKRDENEVRAKAGQKMLQDKRDLLKEIKAVAPLSELRIVLLGWTLSGKSSTGNTIFNHEIFQIGKSQKGTNHTGDVNGRKITVLNTPSWWKYFSSKFNPKFAQAAILESISQSQHMQFPHAMILVIPVDTSFKNEQKRIIEEYMAILGEDVWRHTIVLFTWGDRFPDISIEQHIESEGGALQWLIKKCRNRYHVFDNSDKKNRDQVIELLQKIDEMVTENSLFCLKTQCAAEVNVHETDTEEEISLDTEEVLSLDTDHVLKLLYQEINNRFKRVTSKLKHLGMDFTECIEAKSDRSMTEPLNLSADERLMEMIRREGSRWEVILMDSILSIQNAEASSDGNMSPCSSDIVLRWFERCDEYYSFGCGTSILEDPEPRDIKRCKTQFAE